From the Primulina tabacum isolate GXHZ01 chromosome 3, ASM2559414v2, whole genome shotgun sequence genome, one window contains:
- the LOC142538279 gene encoding non-specific lipid transfer protein GPI-anchored 11-like, with translation MHKAKTTTYPLVIAALFLAAARVLPCINAQSSAPAPVIMAPSPSLDCFSYIVNMSDCLSYVTPGSGVTKPDPGCCPELSHLVDTRPICLCELLSNPDKLGISIDRNKAIMLPSVCRVNTPPLSACAGPSPASSAPGNQNDGGPKLDFLAGLSILLFTHFF, from the exons ATGCACAAGGCCAAAACCACCACCTATCCACTCGTAATCGCCGCCCTGTTCTTGGCCGCAGCACGGGTACTTCCATGCATCAATGCCCAATCCTCAGCCCCTGCACCAGTGATAATGGCTCCTTCTCCATCTTTGGATTGCTTCTCATATATAGTCAACATGTCCGATTGTCTCTCTTACGTCACCCCGGGTAGCGGTGTGACCAAGCCAGATCCTGGCTGCTGCCCCGAGCTATCACATCTGGTGGATACTCGACCAATTTGTCTGTGTGAGTTGCTTTCGAACCCCGATAAGCTGGGAATCTCGATCGACAGAAATAAGGCCATTATGCTGCCTTCTGTTTGTCGTGTTAACACCCCACCACTCAGTGCTTGTGCAG GCCCTTCGCCAGCAAGCTCAGCTCCTGGAAATCAGAATGATGGAGGTCCAAAACTAGATTTCCTTGCCGGACTATCAATACTTTTATTTACACATttcttctaa
- the LOC142539248 gene encoding protein FAR1-RELATED SEQUENCE 3 isoform X2, whose translation MDIDLINVGQHRAIMDDGDDGSNEGGENNAYGHSLVQDEVGVAPEPHVGMEFYSENEARIFYEEYARHLGFRTHVIHANRSKGDGRSTSLEFLCSRDQLIQFRKRASEKCEAMLRIEERGQDKWVVTKFVKGHSHSVTGDKVHSFRPHKHFNATAKDVVETDQSGDVIPSGMTHVSVDGNHVPPEMNRGGKNMPPELNHTNKNFGLSVCAARHPSQRRSLGKDSQNLLDYFKKMQAENPGFYYAIQLDEENRVANVFWADARSRTAYSHFGDAVVVDTICIINQYKVPIAPFTGVNHHGQTILFGCALLFNESEAAYVWLFKTFLAAMNERAPVSVTTAKGRIIQAAVARVFPEARHCVNRWHVLREGQDKMAHVCVAHPNFQVDFYDCLNLTETIEEFESTWASILDKYDLKRNDWLQSIYSSRRQWVPAYCRDFFFAAIFPRQQFQSSFFDGYVNQQTTLPLFFRQYESALENSFESELEADFDTLCSAPELKTPSPMEKQAANLYTKRIFLKFQEELVETFAYTASRIDGDGENDTYRVTKFEDDYKAYFVSLNISGKKASCSCHMFDYSGILCRHILTVFTVTNILTFPSHFILKRWTRNAKDGASFDEHVELQGQESLTKRYNNLCKEAIRYAEAGAIASETYSVALASLREGGQKVACVKKNVAKVVRPSSQVSRVNNDEWRASKISGDMTPLLWPQQDEIIHHFNLNDAGAAGQPIIQKNVSHMTPISLNREESHNDNMVLPCLKSMTWVMENKSSTPEDRVAVINLKLQDYSTSPTGESAVKFSLSKITLEPMLRSMAYISEQLSTPANKVAVINLKLQDAAMISGESEVKFQVSRDTLGAMLRSMAYIREQLCNTVEPKQDNAAKRQRK comes from the exons ATGGACATAGACTTGATCAATGTGGGTCAACACAGGGCCATCATGGATGATGGAGATGATGGTTCTAATGAAGGTGGAGAAAATAATGCTTATGGACATTCTCTGGTTCAGGATGAGGTTGGGGTGGCTCCTGAGCCACATGTGGGCATGGAATTTTATTCAGAAAATGAGGCCAGGATTTTTTATGAAGAGTATGCAAGACATTTAGGTTTTAGAACACATGTCATCCACGCCAATCGATCTAAGGGTGATGGTAGATCTACCTCGCTAGAGTTTTTATGTTCCAGAGATCAGTTGATTCAGTTCAGAAAAAGGGCTAGTGAGAAATGCGAGGCTATGCTCAGAATAGAGGAAAGGGGCCAAGACAAATGGGTTGTAACAAAATTTGTCAAGGGGCATAGTCACTCAGTTACAGGTGATAAGGTGCATTCCTTTAGGccacataaacattttaacgcCACGGCAAAAGATGTGGTGGAAACTGACCAAAGCGGGGATGTAATTCCCAGTGGCATGACGCATGTATCTGTTGATGGAAACCATGTTCCCCCTGAAATGAACCGTGGAGGTAAGAATATGCCTCCAGAATTAAATCATACAAACAAAAACTTTGGCTTATCTGTTTGCGCTGCCAGGCATCCTAGTCAAAGAAGATCATTAGGCAAGGATTCTCAGAATCTCCTAGATTATTTTAAGAAGATGCAGGCTGAGAACCCAGGATTTTACTATGCAATCCAACTTGATGAAGAGAATCGTGTTGCTAATGTATTTTGGGCAGATGCTAGGTCAAGAACAGCTTACAGTCATTTTGGTGATGCTGTTGTTGTCGATACGATTTGCATAATAAATCAGTACAAAGTACCCATTGCCCCTTTTACAGGGGTTAACCATCATGGTCAGACAATTTTGTTCGGTTGTGCCCTACTGTTTAATGAATCGGAAGCTGCATATGTCTGGTTATTTAAGACTTTTCTTGCTGCGATGAATGAACGTGCACCTGTCTCTGTGACCACAGCTAAGGGCAGAATCATACAGGCAGCAGTTGCTCGGGTATTTCCAGAAGCACGACATTGTGTTAACAGGTGGCATGTGTTAAGAGAAGGCCAAGATAAAATGGCTCATGTGTGTGTTGCTCATCCTAATTTTCAAGTGGATTTCTATGATTGCCTAAACTTGACTGAGACCATTGAGGAATTTGAATCAACTTGGGCTTCTATCCTTGACAAATATGACTTGAAGAGAAATGATTGGCTTCAGTCAATATATAGTTCTCGCAGGCAATGGGTGCCTGCTTATTGCCGAGACTTTTTCTTTGCTGCCATCTTTCCTCGTCAGCAATTTCAGAGCTCTTTTTTTGATGGCTATGTAAATCAACAAACTACGTTGCCATTGTTCTTCAGGCAATATGAAAGTGCTTTAGAGAATTCGTTTGAGAGCGAACTTGAAGCTGATTTTGATACACTATGCAGCGCACCAGAGCTGAAGACACCTTCACCAATGGAAAAACAGGCAGCAAATTTGTACACAAAGagaatattcttaaaatttcaGGAGGAACTAGTTGAGACGTTTGCATATACTGCTAGTAGGATTGATGGTGATGGAGAAAACGACACCTACAGGGTTACAAAATTTGAGGATGACTATAAAGCCTATTTTGTATCATTAAATATTTCCGGAAAGAAAGCATCCTGCAGCTGTCATATGTTTGACTATTCTGGCATCCTTTGTAGGCATATTCTGACAGTGTTTACTGTAACAAATATACTCACCTTTCCATCTCATTTCATCTTAAAGCGGTGGACTAGAAATGCTAAAGATGGTGCTTCTTTTGATGAACACGTTGAACTACAGGGTCAGGAGTCACTGACAAAGAGGTACAATAATCTGTGCAAGGAAGCAATCAGATATGCTGAGGCAGGGGCAATAGCATCAGAAACATATAGCGTAGCACTTGCTAGTCTCAGAGAAGGAGGGCAGAAGGTTGCTTGTGTTAAAAAAAACGTCGCAAAAGTTGTCCGTCCAAGTTCACAGGTTAGCAGAGTTAACAATGATGAGTGGAGGGCATCCAAAATAAGTGGAGATATGACACCATTACTGTGGCCGCAACAGGACGAAATAATACACCACTTTAATCTTAACGATGCTGGTGCTGCTGGTCAGCCGATCATTCAGAAAAATGTCTCACACATGACCCCGATATCTCTTAACcgtgaggaaagtcacaatgaTAACATG GTTCTTCCTTGCCTTAAGTCGATGACTTGGGTGATGGAAAATAAAAGCTCAACACCAGAAGATAGGGTAGCTGTAATTAATCTGAAG TTGCAAGATTATAGCACAAGTCCTACAGGAGAATCAGCGGTCAAATTTTCATTGTCAAAGATCACACTAGAGCCCATGTTAAGATCCATGGCTTACATCAGTGAACAGCTCTCTACCCCTGCCAATAAAGTTGCTGTCATTAATTTGAAG
- the LOC142539250 gene encoding alcohol acyl transferase 1 allele RGa, with translation MSNTTIFCCIIFYISNDYFFFVKVAIYFLMDSWIQELRFPHLSIPITIDSIDSVSPTCPITESNPNTTLYLSNLDDMIGVRVFTPTVYFYRATGSKHHQESVVQVLKDSLSRVLVPYYPFSGRLRETENGKLEVFFGPDQGALMVEAHSDVALEDLGDLTVPNPAWINLIYKFPNEEQYKVIDMPLLIAQVTKFTCGGFSLGLRICHCLCDGLGAMQFMKAWAETVKAGCLVVNPKPTWGRETFHPRDPPAIEFPHAEFKKLEDGSSLTRSLWEVKPVQKCYRITHDYQARLKRSAQLYGADFSCSTFDAMAAHVWKSWVKALDVTPLDYELRLTFSVNTRHKIKNPPLKDGFYGNALCVACATSTVERLINGSLNETARLVNSVRLGISERYVRSTIDYVELNRPKRLEFGGKLTITQWTRFCIYESGDFGWGRPVYAGPIDLTPTPQVCLFLPEGGGSEADGAMVLCICLPEYACCRFKELLSLKPGTGLQT, from the coding sequence ATGTCAAATACCACAATTTTTTGCTGCATCATCTTCTACATATCTAATGATTATTTCTTCTTTGTAAAGGTTGCTATTTATTTTCTAATGGATTCTTGGATTCAAGAACTTCGTTTTCCTCATCTAAGTATCCCTATAACCATAGACAGTATAGATTCGGTCTCGCCTACGTGCCCTATCACAGAATCTAACCCAAACACCACCCTTTACCTCTCAAATCTTGATGACATGATTGGAGTCCGAGTTTTCACTCCAACAGTGTACTTTTATCGAGCGACCGGATCGAAACATCATCAGGAGTCTGTCGTGCAGGTGCTCAAAGATTCTCTTAGTCGCGTGCTGGTGCCTTATTACCCTTTCTCGGGTAGATTAAGAGAGACAGAGAATGGGAAGCTCGAGGTGTTTTTTGGACCCGATCAGGGTGCGCTTATGGTCGAGGCGCATTCTGATGTGGCTTTAGAAGATCTTGGAGATTTGACAGTGCCAAATCCAGCTTGGATAAATTTGATTTACAAGTTCCCAAATGAAGAACAATACAAAGTTATCGACATGCCGTTGCTAATTGCTCAAGTCACTAAATTTACTTGTGGTGGCTTCAGTCTCGGTCTGAGAATCTGCCATTGCCTCTGTGATGGCCTCGGAGCAATGCAGTTTATGaaagcatgggctgaaaccgtaAAAGCCGGCTGTTTGGTTGTTAATCCGAAGCCAACTTGGGGCCGAGAAACCTTCCATCCTCGCGATCCACCAGCCATCGAATTCCCGCATGCAGAATTCAAGAAACTAGAAGATGGATCAAGCTTAACGAGAAGTCTCTGGGAAGTGAAGCCTGTTCAAAAATGCTACCGAATAACCCACGATTACCAGGCCCGTTTAAAGAGATCAGCGCAACTATATGGAGCAGATTTCTCATGTTCCACCTTTGATGCAATGGCAGCTCATGTATGGAAATCTTGGGTAAAAGCTCTGGACGTCACGCCCCTAGACTACGAGCTCCGCCTCACGTTTTCCGTCAACACACGCCACAAGATCAAGAACCCACCTTTGAAAGATGGGTTTTACGGCAATGCACTATGCGTGGCGTGTGCAACGAGCACGGTGGAGAGACTGATCAACGGGAGCCTAAACGAGACAGCCCGGTTGGTTAACTCAGTGAGACTAGGCATCTCTGAGAGATATGTGAGATCAACTATTGATTATGTGGAACTGAACAGGCCGAAGAGGCTGGAATTTGGTGGGAAATTGACTATAACTCAGTGGACTAGATTTTGTATATATGAATCTGGTGATTTCGGATGGGGGAGACCGGTTTACGCCGGCCCGATAGACCTTACTCCGACGCCACAGGTTTGTTTATTTCTGCCGGAAGGAGGAGGATCTGAAGCTGATGGAGCTATGGTGCTTTGCATTTGCTTGCCTGAATATGCTTGTTGCAGATTTAAAGAGTTGTTGAGTCTCAAACCAGGAACCGGACTACAAACCTAA
- the LOC142539248 gene encoding protein FAR1-RELATED SEQUENCE 3 isoform X1 translates to MDIDLINVGQHRAIMDDGDDGSNEGGENNAYGHSLVQDEVGVAPEPHVGMEFYSENEARIFYEEYARHLGFRTHVIHANRSKGDGRSTSLEFLCSRDQLIQFRKRASEKCEAMLRIEERGQDKWVVTKFVKGHSHSVTGDKVHSFRPHKHFNATAKDVVETDQSGDVIPSGMTHVSVDGNHVPPEMNRGGKNMPPELNHTNKNFGLSVCAARHPSQRRSLGKDSQNLLDYFKKMQAENPGFYYAIQLDEENRVANVFWADARSRTAYSHFGDAVVVDTICIINQYKVPIAPFTGVNHHGQTILFGCALLFNESEAAYVWLFKTFLAAMNERAPVSVTTAKGRIIQAAVARVFPEARHCVNRWHVLREGQDKMAHVCVAHPNFQVDFYDCLNLTETIEEFESTWASILDKYDLKRNDWLQSIYSSRRQWVPAYCRDFFFAAIFPRQQFQSSFFDGYVNQQTTLPLFFRQYESALENSFESELEADFDTLCSAPELKTPSPMEKQAANLYTKRIFLKFQEELVETFAYTASRIDGDGENDTYRVTKFEDDYKAYFVSLNISGKKASCSCHMFDYSGILCRHILTVFTVTNILTFPSHFILKRWTRNAKDGASFDEHVELQGQESLTKRYNNLCKEAIRYAEAGAIASETYSVALASLREGGQKVACVKKNVAKVVRPSSQVSRVNNDEWRASKISGDMTPLLWPQQDEIIHHFNLNDAGAAGQPIIQKNVSHMTPISLNREESHNDNMVLPCLKSMTWVMENKSSTPEDRVAVINLKLQDYSTSPTGESAVKFSLSKITLEPMLRSMAYISEQLSTPANKVAVINLKLQDAAMISGESEVKFQVSRDTLGAMLRSMAYIREQLCNTRRFVAPGCSCNDRLSPSKIMLQKGSENR, encoded by the exons ATGGACATAGACTTGATCAATGTGGGTCAACACAGGGCCATCATGGATGATGGAGATGATGGTTCTAATGAAGGTGGAGAAAATAATGCTTATGGACATTCTCTGGTTCAGGATGAGGTTGGGGTGGCTCCTGAGCCACATGTGGGCATGGAATTTTATTCAGAAAATGAGGCCAGGATTTTTTATGAAGAGTATGCAAGACATTTAGGTTTTAGAACACATGTCATCCACGCCAATCGATCTAAGGGTGATGGTAGATCTACCTCGCTAGAGTTTTTATGTTCCAGAGATCAGTTGATTCAGTTCAGAAAAAGGGCTAGTGAGAAATGCGAGGCTATGCTCAGAATAGAGGAAAGGGGCCAAGACAAATGGGTTGTAACAAAATTTGTCAAGGGGCATAGTCACTCAGTTACAGGTGATAAGGTGCATTCCTTTAGGccacataaacattttaacgcCACGGCAAAAGATGTGGTGGAAACTGACCAAAGCGGGGATGTAATTCCCAGTGGCATGACGCATGTATCTGTTGATGGAAACCATGTTCCCCCTGAAATGAACCGTGGAGGTAAGAATATGCCTCCAGAATTAAATCATACAAACAAAAACTTTGGCTTATCTGTTTGCGCTGCCAGGCATCCTAGTCAAAGAAGATCATTAGGCAAGGATTCTCAGAATCTCCTAGATTATTTTAAGAAGATGCAGGCTGAGAACCCAGGATTTTACTATGCAATCCAACTTGATGAAGAGAATCGTGTTGCTAATGTATTTTGGGCAGATGCTAGGTCAAGAACAGCTTACAGTCATTTTGGTGATGCTGTTGTTGTCGATACGATTTGCATAATAAATCAGTACAAAGTACCCATTGCCCCTTTTACAGGGGTTAACCATCATGGTCAGACAATTTTGTTCGGTTGTGCCCTACTGTTTAATGAATCGGAAGCTGCATATGTCTGGTTATTTAAGACTTTTCTTGCTGCGATGAATGAACGTGCACCTGTCTCTGTGACCACAGCTAAGGGCAGAATCATACAGGCAGCAGTTGCTCGGGTATTTCCAGAAGCACGACATTGTGTTAACAGGTGGCATGTGTTAAGAGAAGGCCAAGATAAAATGGCTCATGTGTGTGTTGCTCATCCTAATTTTCAAGTGGATTTCTATGATTGCCTAAACTTGACTGAGACCATTGAGGAATTTGAATCAACTTGGGCTTCTATCCTTGACAAATATGACTTGAAGAGAAATGATTGGCTTCAGTCAATATATAGTTCTCGCAGGCAATGGGTGCCTGCTTATTGCCGAGACTTTTTCTTTGCTGCCATCTTTCCTCGTCAGCAATTTCAGAGCTCTTTTTTTGATGGCTATGTAAATCAACAAACTACGTTGCCATTGTTCTTCAGGCAATATGAAAGTGCTTTAGAGAATTCGTTTGAGAGCGAACTTGAAGCTGATTTTGATACACTATGCAGCGCACCAGAGCTGAAGACACCTTCACCAATGGAAAAACAGGCAGCAAATTTGTACACAAAGagaatattcttaaaatttcaGGAGGAACTAGTTGAGACGTTTGCATATACTGCTAGTAGGATTGATGGTGATGGAGAAAACGACACCTACAGGGTTACAAAATTTGAGGATGACTATAAAGCCTATTTTGTATCATTAAATATTTCCGGAAAGAAAGCATCCTGCAGCTGTCATATGTTTGACTATTCTGGCATCCTTTGTAGGCATATTCTGACAGTGTTTACTGTAACAAATATACTCACCTTTCCATCTCATTTCATCTTAAAGCGGTGGACTAGAAATGCTAAAGATGGTGCTTCTTTTGATGAACACGTTGAACTACAGGGTCAGGAGTCACTGACAAAGAGGTACAATAATCTGTGCAAGGAAGCAATCAGATATGCTGAGGCAGGGGCAATAGCATCAGAAACATATAGCGTAGCACTTGCTAGTCTCAGAGAAGGAGGGCAGAAGGTTGCTTGTGTTAAAAAAAACGTCGCAAAAGTTGTCCGTCCAAGTTCACAGGTTAGCAGAGTTAACAATGATGAGTGGAGGGCATCCAAAATAAGTGGAGATATGACACCATTACTGTGGCCGCAACAGGACGAAATAATACACCACTTTAATCTTAACGATGCTGGTGCTGCTGGTCAGCCGATCATTCAGAAAAATGTCTCACACATGACCCCGATATCTCTTAACcgtgaggaaagtcacaatgaTAACATG GTTCTTCCTTGCCTTAAGTCGATGACTTGGGTGATGGAAAATAAAAGCTCAACACCAGAAGATAGGGTAGCTGTAATTAATCTGAAG TTGCAAGATTATAGCACAAGTCCTACAGGAGAATCAGCGGTCAAATTTTCATTGTCAAAGATCACACTAGAGCCCATGTTAAGATCCATGGCTTACATCAGTGAACAGCTCTCTACCCCTGCCAATAAAGTTGCTGTCATTAATTTGAAG
- the LOC142538280 gene encoding GDSL esterase/lipase At1g71250-like, producing MATQMRVLALSFLLFSTIFWEKRHVSAMELRVPNRSMSSTVTAMYLLGDSSVDCGENTPFYSILHQNLSMYPCNGSDSSLVPQLLANKMGLQSAKPFYGQNGTIYGLLGGVNFGSAQATILSPRSRSYQSLNQQLRQAFETIQLLQLHLGEEPAKHFVKSSLFYLSFGKDDFIEYFVDNKSSFNIKYNGTEFSRILVRQMTNAVRNLYASNVRKIICSGILPLGCAPRILLKRDNYNSSSSKVRGCLDEVNLMILEYNRKLEEKIVAINAELPDAHIIFCDVYRAMIEFIDNPKPYGIEDVNSACCGLGKYGGMSGCISTDMACQRASTHVWWDLYNPTTTINSLIADSAWSGHPLSAISRPITVQELVSNSEKPIKLCT from the exons ATGGCCACACAGATGCGGGTTCTTGCTCTGAGTTTTCTCCTGTTTTCGACGATATTTTGGGAGAAAAGGCATGTTTCTGCCATGGAATTAAGGGTTCCAAATCGTTCCATGTCATCGACTGTTACTGCAATGTATTTGCTGGGAGACTCCTCAGTTGATTGCGGAGAAAATACCCCGTTTTACAGTATTTTACACCAGAACTTGTCCATGTATCCGTGCAATGGCTCTGATTCAAGTCTTGTTCCTCAGCTTCTTG CTAATAAGATGGGATTGCAAAGTGCCAAACCATTCTACGGTCAGAATGGCACGATTTATGGGCTTTTAGGTGGAGTGAACTTTGGATCAGCACAAGCAACTATTCTTTCCCCACGTAGCCGAAGCTACCAATCCCTTAACCAGCAGCTACGCCAAGCATTCGAAACAATTCAGCTTTTACAGCTTCACCTTGGTGAGGAACCGGCCAAACATTTTGTCAAGTCTTCCTTGTTCTATCTATCATTCGGAAAAGATGATTTCATCGAATACTTCGTTGATAACAAGTCTAGTTTTAATATCAAATACAATGGGACAGAATTTAGTCGGATTTTAGTTCGTCAGATGACAAATGCTGTGAGAAATCTTTATGCCAGTAATGTAAGAAAGATAATCTGCTCTGGAATTCTACCTTTGGGGTGTGCACCGCGTATACTACTGAAACGTGATAATTATAATTCCTCGAGTAGCAAGGTAAGGGGTTGTCTCGATGAGGTTAACTTGATGATCTTGGAATATAACAGAAAGCTGGAGGAGAAAATCGTAGCCATTAATGCAGAGTTGCCTGATGCCCATATTATCTTCTGTGATGTTTACCGAGCAATGATAGAGTTCATTGACAATCCTAAGCCTTATG GGATTGAGGATGTGAACAGTGCGTGCTGCGGATTAGGCAAATACGGTGGCATGAGTGGATGCATCTCCACAGACATGGCCTGCCAACGGGCTTCAACTCATGTCTGGTGGGACTTATACAACCCTACAACCACCATCAACTCGTTGATAGCTGATTCAGCCTGGTCTGGCCATCCATTATCTGCCATTAGCCGACCCATTACAGTCCAAGAACTCGTCTCCAACAGTGAAAAACCTATAAAACTTTGTACTTGA